A single genomic interval of Arthrobacter globiformis harbors:
- a CDS encoding deoxyguanosinetriphosphate triphosphohydrolase, protein MCPVAESRLAEARTTPQALPGYEARDTARWVEEPPKSTYRSDFERDRARVLHSSALRRLGAKTQVVAPDTDDFVRTRLTHSLEVAQVGRELGRALGCDPDVVDTACLSHDLGHPPFGHNGESALNEMAHAIGGFEGNAQTLRLLTRLEPKVLDPEGRPAGLNLTRASLDAAAKYPWSALDAPVIHGQRTSKFGAYEDDLPIFNWIREGAPERRSCLEAQVMDLADDISYSVHDVEDAIVAGHFQLRWMDNPDHRARVVGYAKQWYLPHNDPAAIDAALARLEATDVWVREADGSRKSMAALKDMTSQLIGRFCQSALETTRAVYGPANLTRYNAELMVPDETVLEIAVMKGLATTFVMTTDHRQPIYERQREVLHALVTALKASGDRHLEPMFAADWREAADDAARLRVVIDQVASLTDGSALAMYERLVGSLPSLW, encoded by the coding sequence ATGTGTCCGGTGGCTGAAAGCCGGTTGGCGGAAGCCCGCACCACCCCGCAGGCGCTGCCGGGCTATGAAGCCCGCGATACCGCCCGGTGGGTGGAGGAGCCGCCCAAGAGCACGTACCGCTCCGACTTCGAGCGCGACCGCGCTCGTGTGCTGCACTCCTCGGCGCTGCGCAGGCTCGGCGCTAAGACGCAGGTGGTGGCCCCGGACACCGACGACTTTGTCCGCACCCGGCTGACGCACAGCCTCGAAGTGGCGCAGGTGGGCCGGGAACTGGGCCGCGCCCTCGGTTGCGACCCCGATGTGGTGGACACCGCCTGCCTCAGCCATGACCTCGGCCACCCGCCGTTCGGGCACAACGGTGAATCGGCACTCAATGAGATGGCCCACGCGATCGGCGGGTTCGAGGGCAACGCCCAGACCCTGCGGCTGCTCACCCGTCTGGAACCGAAGGTGCTCGACCCGGAAGGCAGGCCAGCCGGCCTGAACCTCACCCGGGCCAGCCTTGACGCGGCCGCGAAGTACCCGTGGTCCGCCCTGGACGCCCCCGTGATCCACGGCCAGCGGACCAGCAAGTTCGGCGCGTATGAGGACGACCTGCCCATCTTCAACTGGATCCGGGAAGGCGCCCCGGAACGGAGGTCCTGCCTCGAAGCGCAGGTCATGGACCTGGCAGACGACATCTCGTACTCCGTGCACGACGTTGAGGACGCGATCGTGGCCGGGCACTTCCAGCTGCGGTGGATGGACAACCCGGACCACAGGGCGCGCGTAGTGGGCTACGCCAAGCAGTGGTACCTGCCGCACAACGATCCTGCCGCCATCGATGCGGCCCTCGCCCGGCTGGAAGCCACCGATGTCTGGGTGCGCGAGGCGGACGGCAGCCGCAAGTCGATGGCGGCGCTGAAGGACATGACCAGCCAGCTCATCGGCAGGTTCTGCCAGAGCGCGTTGGAAACCACCCGTGCCGTCTATGGCCCGGCGAACCTGACCCGCTACAACGCCGAGCTCATGGTCCCGGACGAGACCGTCCTGGAGATCGCGGTGATGAAGGGCCTGGCCACCACGTTCGTGATGACCACGGACCACCGGCAGCCCATCTACGAGCGCCAGCGCGAGGTGCTCCACGCCCTGGTGACGGCGCTTAAGGCCTCCGGTGACCGGCACCTTGAGCCCATGTTCGCTGCGGACTGGCGCGAAGCAGCCGACGACGCCGCCCGGCTCCGGGTGGTCATCGACCAGGTGGCATCGCTGACGGACGGCTCCGCGCTGGCTATGTACGAACGGCTCGTGGGCAGCCTGCCGTCCCTGTGGTGA
- the dnaG gene encoding DNA primase — MAGLIKREDIDEVRQRTDIKEVVDGYVTLKGAGLGSYKGLCPFHDERSPSFTVRPQVGRYHCFGCGEDGDVISFVQKLDHTSFHEAVEKLAARIGYELRYEDGGTGPSREEVGKRQRLLDAHKIADEFFRAQLLTAGAAEGRKFLQQRGFDRAAADHFGVGYAPQGWDALLKHLRGRGFTDPELKLTGMFSEGNRGIYDRFRGRLIWPIRDIAGDTIGFGARKLYEDDQGPKYLNTPETTLYKKSQVLYGIDLAKRNIAKDRQLVVVEGYTDVMACHLAGIPTAVATCGTAFAANHIKIARRLLSDDGTGGEVIFTFDGDAAGQKAALRAFEEDQRFVAQTYVAVEPTGADPCDLRQMRGDAAVRDLIASRRPLFEFAIRATLRRHNLDTVEGRVAALRESAPVVAQIRDAGLRPGYARELAGWLGMPIEDVTRAVGAAAKRGAAPGAQAPGPHAPGAPAGGPQASGAGRSNSAGFNSAPGNGNNVPGVAALPPSGVLPSFHRPDPRDPVASMERQALEVALQEPAMLGGAAWERFATARFATPAYQAIHDAIRATAPGFSGDAVQWVEALRQEVPEPLQPLVSELAVVPLPANTAEAVQKYCRDILARLFELQITRVKADKLGQLQRLDAGAHPEEFQQLNRELMMLEMERRSLRSDA, encoded by the coding sequence GTGGCTGGGCTGATTAAACGGGAAGACATCGATGAAGTCCGCCAGCGCACGGACATCAAGGAAGTCGTCGACGGCTACGTCACGCTCAAGGGCGCCGGCCTCGGCTCCTACAAAGGCCTGTGCCCCTTCCACGACGAGCGCTCGCCGTCGTTCACCGTCCGCCCGCAGGTAGGCCGTTACCACTGCTTCGGCTGCGGCGAGGACGGCGATGTCATCTCCTTCGTGCAGAAGCTGGACCACACCTCCTTCCATGAGGCCGTGGAGAAGCTGGCCGCGCGGATCGGGTACGAGCTCCGCTACGAGGACGGCGGCACCGGTCCCAGTCGCGAGGAAGTCGGCAAGCGCCAGCGGCTCCTCGACGCCCACAAGATCGCTGACGAGTTCTTCCGCGCCCAGCTGCTGACAGCCGGTGCCGCCGAGGGCCGGAAGTTCCTGCAGCAGCGGGGCTTCGACCGGGCAGCAGCCGACCACTTCGGCGTCGGCTACGCACCCCAAGGCTGGGACGCGCTGCTTAAACACCTGCGCGGCCGGGGCTTCACCGATCCGGAACTGAAGCTCACCGGGATGTTCTCCGAAGGCAACCGGGGCATCTACGACCGCTTCCGGGGCCGCCTGATCTGGCCCATCCGGGACATCGCCGGCGACACCATCGGCTTCGGCGCCCGCAAGCTCTACGAGGACGACCAGGGCCCCAAGTACCTCAACACCCCGGAAACCACGCTCTACAAGAAGTCCCAGGTGCTGTACGGGATTGACCTTGCCAAGCGGAACATCGCCAAGGACCGGCAGCTGGTGGTGGTGGAGGGCTACACGGACGTCATGGCCTGCCACCTTGCCGGAATTCCGACGGCGGTTGCCACCTGCGGTACGGCGTTCGCCGCCAACCACATCAAGATTGCCCGCCGCCTGCTCTCCGACGACGGCACCGGGGGAGAGGTCATCTTCACCTTCGACGGCGATGCCGCCGGCCAGAAGGCGGCCCTGCGGGCCTTTGAAGAGGACCAGCGCTTCGTGGCCCAGACCTACGTGGCCGTCGAACCCACCGGTGCCGACCCCTGCGACCTCCGCCAGATGCGAGGTGACGCCGCCGTCCGCGACCTTATCGCCTCCCGGCGGCCGCTCTTCGAATTCGCCATCCGCGCCACCTTGCGGCGGCACAACCTGGACACCGTAGAGGGACGGGTCGCCGCGCTGCGAGAGTCCGCCCCCGTGGTGGCCCAGATCCGCGACGCCGGGCTCCGGCCTGGCTACGCCCGGGAACTGGCCGGGTGGCTGGGAATGCCCATCGAGGACGTCACAAGGGCTGTGGGGGCGGCCGCGAAGCGCGGGGCAGCACCCGGTGCCCAGGCGCCTGGGCCGCACGCTCCCGGCGCACCGGCGGGCGGACCGCAAGCCAGCGGGGCCGGCCGATCCAACAGTGCCGGATTCAACTCAGCCCCGGGGAACGGCAACAACGTGCCCGGCGTAGCGGCGCTCCCGCCGTCGGGCGTCCTTCCATCCTTCCACCGTCCCGACCCCCGCGACCCGGTGGCGTCCATGGAGCGGCAGGCCCTCGAGGTGGCGCTGCAGGAACCGGCAATGCTGGGTGGTGCGGCCTGGGAGCGGTTCGCGACAGCCCGGTTCGCCACGCCCGCCTACCAGGCCATCCACGACGCCATCCGCGCCACGGCTCCAGGCTTCTCCGGCGATGCCGTGCAGTGGGTGGAAGCGTTGCGCCAGGAGGTTCCCGAGCCGCTGCAGCCACTGGTTTCGGAGCTCGCCGTGGTTCCGCTGCCTGCGAACACCGCTGAAGCAGTGCAGAAGTACTGCCGGGACATCCTCGCCAGGCTGTTCGAGCTGCAGATCACCCGGGTGAAGGCAGACAAGCTGGGGCAGTTGCAACGGCTCGATGCCGGCGCCCATCCCGAGGAGTTCCAGCAGCTGAACCGGGAACTCATGATGCTCGAAATGGAGCGCCGGTCGCTGCGCTCCGATGCCTAG
- a CDS encoding multidrug effflux MFS transporter, with product MTTTNPGDALSRRQKFLYILLLGALTALGPFTVDLYLPAFPALEASLNVTEAAVQLTLTGTTVGFALGQLVVGPFSDKFGRRLPLILATALHIAASFGAALSTDIATLGVFRVLMGIGAAGGGVVAMAMVRDLFSGYAMVRMFSRMALVNGLAPILAPVIGSQLLLVMPWPGIFVFLACYGTAVILAAVVLVRETLPREKRGQSGLTARQRYGVLFSDRIFVGLLMLGGMNFGGLFTYLSASPFLFQDIFGFSPQQYGLLFGINSLGIVAGVQTSSRLIRRVPPQWILACSTAWMFLMAVLIVVFDQLGFGLWGVMVPLWFYILGTGFTFPCVQVLALASHGAQAGTAASLLGASTFLMAGIISPVVGWLGGNSATPMGAVQACCIFLAAAALWLVVRPRTVPSIHSVSRRVGWHHDPQTPPQRPRTVPRSHPRRRGRLLRRQDDGQRGAGHPGGRRRRFCSAVPRKSGTVEPALTRRFP from the coding sequence GTGACCACCACCAACCCGGGCGATGCGCTCAGCCGCCGGCAGAAATTCCTATACATCCTTCTACTCGGCGCCCTCACCGCCCTCGGGCCCTTCACCGTGGACCTCTACCTGCCCGCCTTCCCTGCCCTGGAAGCGAGCCTCAACGTCACGGAAGCTGCCGTCCAGCTGACACTGACCGGCACCACTGTCGGCTTTGCCCTGGGGCAGCTGGTGGTGGGACCTTTCAGCGACAAGTTCGGGCGCAGGCTCCCGCTGATCCTGGCCACGGCCCTGCACATCGCTGCCTCGTTCGGCGCGGCGCTCTCCACCGACATCGCGACCCTGGGCGTGTTCCGCGTCCTCATGGGTATCGGCGCGGCCGGCGGCGGCGTGGTGGCGATGGCCATGGTCCGCGACCTGTTCAGCGGGTACGCCATGGTCCGGATGTTCTCCCGGATGGCGCTGGTCAACGGGCTCGCGCCCATCCTGGCGCCCGTCATTGGATCCCAGCTGCTCCTGGTCATGCCGTGGCCGGGCATCTTCGTGTTCCTGGCCTGCTACGGCACCGCCGTGATCCTCGCCGCCGTCGTGCTGGTCCGGGAGACACTGCCGCGGGAGAAACGGGGCCAGTCCGGCCTGACGGCCCGGCAGCGGTACGGTGTGCTCTTCTCCGACCGGATCTTCGTGGGGCTGCTGATGCTGGGCGGGATGAACTTCGGTGGCCTGTTTACCTACCTCTCGGCGTCCCCTTTCCTGTTCCAGGACATCTTCGGGTTCTCCCCCCAGCAGTACGGCCTCCTCTTCGGCATCAACTCACTGGGCATCGTCGCGGGCGTGCAGACAAGCTCCCGGCTGATAAGGCGCGTCCCGCCGCAGTGGATCCTGGCCTGCTCCACCGCCTGGATGTTCCTGATGGCCGTGCTGATCGTCGTGTTCGACCAGCTGGGGTTCGGTCTCTGGGGCGTCATGGTCCCGCTGTGGTTCTACATCCTGGGCACCGGCTTCACCTTTCCCTGCGTGCAGGTCCTGGCCCTGGCCAGCCACGGAGCGCAGGCCGGCACGGCAGCGTCCCTGCTCGGGGCGTCCACGTTCCTGATGGCGGGCATCATCTCCCCCGTCGTGGGGTGGCTGGGAGGTAATTCCGCCACTCCCATGGGCGCGGTCCAGGCCTGCTGCATCTTCCTAGCGGCAGCCGCCCTGTGGCTTGTGGTCCGGCCCCGGACAGTGCCCTCCATCCACTCAGTTTCACGCCGGGTAGGCTGGCACCATGACCCGCAAACCCCACCGCAACGGCCGAGGACTGTTCCTCGGAGCCATCCTCGGCGCCGTGGCCGGCTTCTTCGCCGGCAGGATGATGGGCAACGCGGCGCTGGGCATCCTGGTGGGCGCCGTCGTCGGTTCTGCTCTGCTGTACCGCGTAAATCCGGGACCGTGGAACCGGCCCTGACCCGCCGCTTCCCCTAA